One window of Cervus canadensis isolate Bull #8, Minnesota chromosome 19, ASM1932006v1, whole genome shotgun sequence genomic DNA carries:
- the LOC122422192 gene encoding actin-related protein 2/3 complex subunit 3-like yields the protein MPAYHSFLMDPDTKLIGNMALLPIRSQLKGPVPRETKETDIVDEAIYYFMANVFFKNYEIKNEADRTLIYITLYISECLKKLQKCNSKSQGEKEMYTLGITNFPIPGEPGFPLNAIYAKPANKQEDEVMRAYLQQLRQETGLRLCEKVFDPQNDKPSKWWTCFVKRQFMNKSLSGPGQ from the coding sequence ATGCCGGCTTACCACTCTTTCCTCATGGACCCTGACACCAAACTCATTGGAAACATGGCACTATTGCCTATCAGAAGTCAGTTAAAAGGACCTGTCCCtagagagacaaaagagacagATATTGTGGATGAAGCTATCTATTACTTTATGGCCAATGTCTTCTTCAAAAACTATGAAATTAAGAATGAAGCTGATAGGACCTTGATATACATAACTCTCTACATTTCTGAGTGTCTAAAGAAACTCCAAAAGTGCAATTCTAAAAGCCAAGGCGAGAAAGAAATGTATACACTGGGAATCACTAATTTTCCCATTCCTGGAGAGCCTGGTTTTCCACTTAATGCCATTTATGCCAAACCTGCAAACAAACAGGAAGATGAAGTGATGAGGGCCTACTTACAACAGTTGAGGCAAGAGACTGGACTGAGACTTTGTGAGAAAGTTTTTGACCCTCAAAATGATAAACCCAGCAAGTGGTGGACTTGCTTTGTGAAGAGACAGTTCATGAACAAGAGTCTTTCAGGACCTGGACAATAA